The following coding sequences are from one Acidimicrobiia bacterium window:
- a CDS encoding DUF3179 domain-containing protein — protein sequence MKHRAVMVLALLVASSCGSSTPETAVPATAAPVSTEAPDSSAVETTAVTQSATVAPTTTAAPTTTQEPIIPTPGAADTFSADHLSLGSGSWFESADQPDFVEAVAATWLTPQDVVLGVVQGGEAVAFPVDQMSYHHIANTSIGGLPYLVTY from the coding sequence ATGAAGCACCGAGCAGTCATGGTGTTGGCCTTGTTGGTGGCCTCTTCCTGCGGGTCCTCAACCCCAGAAACTGCGGTCCCTGCCACGGCGGCGCCGGTCTCCACTGAAGCCCCGGATTCATCCGCCGTTGAAACCACCGCGGTGACGCAGTCCGCCACGGTTGCTCCAACCACTACAGCAGCGCCGACCACCACTCAGGAACCCATCATCCCGACCCCGGGGGCTGCCGATACTTTTTCTGCCGACCACCTTTCATTGGGGTCAGGGTCATGGTTTGAATCCGCCGACCAACCCGACTTTGTTGAAGCGGTCGCAGCCACCTGGCTTACCCCCCAAGACGTGGTACTGGGGGTAGTGCAAGGCGGAGAAGCAGTGGCTTTTCCGGTAGACCAAATGTCGTATCACCACATCGCCAACACCAGCATTGGGGGCCTGCCCTACTTGGTGACTTATTGA
- a CDS encoding antibiotic biosynthesis monooxygenase: MVVVSEIVGVLTRPRAARDFIGGVNLAAHGCLPYALDRHCSTIGDLMIILAGTITCDPEKMEEALTAIRPLMEATQAEEGCINYALSADSLVPGLIRIYEEWETDEALQAHMKAPHMAEFQGQTSSFGVSGMSLNHLSGATITKLA, translated from the coding sequence ATGGTCGTGGTAAGCGAGATAGTCGGCGTGTTGACCAGGCCACGGGCAGCGAGGGATTTTATCGGCGGGGTCAACTTGGCTGCTCATGGTTGCCTACCGTACGCTCTGGACAGACACTGCTCAACTATTGGAGACCTCATGATTATTTTAGCCGGCACCATTACCTGCGATCCCGAAAAAATGGAAGAAGCCTTGACGGCAATTCGCCCACTTATGGAAGCCACCCAAGCCGAAGAAGGCTGCATCAACTACGCTCTTAGCGCCGATTCGTTGGTTCCAGGGTTGATTCGTATTTACGAAGAGTGGGAAACTGACGAAGCGTTGCAGGCCCACATGAAAGCCCCGCACATGGCTGAGTTTCAAGGCCAAACTTCCAGCTTCGGCGTATCGGGTATGTCGCTCAATCATCTCTCAGGCGCCACCATTACCAAACTGGCCTAA
- a CDS encoding SDR family oxidoreductase, giving the protein MTDLNGKTALITGGNGGIGLAMGLALAQAGAQVAIWGRNPDKNAAALTALQATGRQASAQVVDVGDEESVETAFATTVEAMGQVDIVIANAAVPGNGKPLHETSLEEWQRVQRINVDGVFLTFRTALQHLIPRGEGGALVAIASTSAVHGAANNLPYGTGKTGLLGLVRGLAVETARYGIRVNALSPGWTLTEMTEAGYAWDKFRDATIARTPMRRWAEPADMAPAAVFLADPKAAYHTGQNVVVDGGYTVF; this is encoded by the coding sequence ATGACCGATCTCAATGGCAAAACGGCTTTGATTACCGGCGGCAACGGCGGCATCGGTTTAGCAATGGGCTTGGCCCTTGCTCAAGCGGGCGCCCAGGTGGCCATTTGGGGGCGCAACCCCGACAAAAATGCCGCCGCTTTAACGGCCTTGCAAGCCACCGGCCGCCAAGCCAGCGCACAGGTAGTTGATGTAGGCGACGAAGAGTCCGTAGAAACAGCTTTCGCCACCACCGTAGAAGCCATGGGCCAAGTAGACATCGTCATTGCCAATGCCGCGGTGCCCGGCAACGGAAAACCTTTGCATGAAACCAGTTTGGAAGAATGGCAACGGGTGCAACGCATCAACGTAGACGGGGTATTTTTAACCTTCCGGACGGCTTTGCAACATTTGATCCCTCGAGGCGAAGGGGGCGCTTTGGTAGCTATTGCTTCTACTTCGGCGGTTCATGGAGCAGCCAACAACCTGCCCTACGGCACCGGAAAAACCGGCTTGCTGGGTTTGGTGCGCGGCTTAGCCGTAGAGACCGCCCGCTACGGCATTCGAGTGAACGCTTTAAGCCCCGGGTGGACGCTGACCGAAATGACCGAAGCCGGTTACGCCTGGGATAAATTTCGTGACGCCACCATTGCTCGCACCCCCATGCGCCGTTGGGCCGAACCGGCCGACATGGCCCCCGCCGCAGTATTCCTGGCCGACCCGAAAGCCGCCTACCACACTGGTCAAAACGTGGTGGTCGACGGCGGGTACACGGTCTTTTAA
- a CDS encoding DUF3179 domain-containing protein has translation MNGEALEFDVAGLYDGLFVMADRSTGSVWTHYDGSVLTGPLADTGTRLTTLPLHHKRWSDWLAEHPDTKVLAWEDKYADRYWDTEPGAPGLGREFLDTIRSLDDRLPENELVFGLALGGESRAYRFNQIDEPTLIQTEINGEALVMLLDPDGPFGVAYQATVNGAIQEFQLGKGVLVDGQGNQWNLDGFGEEGSLTWVTGLVTEWYGWAAYHPETQIVDLAER, from the coding sequence ATCAACGGAGAGGCCCTGGAGTTTGATGTGGCCGGCCTCTACGACGGCCTGTTTGTCATGGCCGACCGCAGCACCGGGTCAGTCTGGACCCACTACGACGGCTCAGTACTTACCGGCCCATTGGCCGACACCGGCACCCGGCTCACCACCTTGCCCCTCCACCACAAACGCTGGAGCGATTGGCTTGCTGAGCACCCCGACACCAAAGTCTTGGCTTGGGAAGATAAATATGCCGACCGTTACTGGGACACCGAACCGGGCGCCCCCGGCTTAGGGCGAGAGTTCTTAGACACCATTCGTTCGCTAGATGACCGACTGCCAGAAAACGAACTGGTTTTCGGTTTGGCCTTAGGTGGAGAGTCTCGGGCCTACCGTTTTAACCAAATAGATGAACCCACCTTGATCCAAACCGAAATAAACGGCGAAGCTTTGGTCATGTTGCTAGACCCTGACGGGCCTTTTGGAGTGGCCTACCAAGCGACCGTCAATGGGGCAATCCAAGAGTTCCAGTTAGGGAAAGGAGTGCTGGTGGACGGTCAAGGGAACCAATGGAACCTCGACGGGTTTGGGGAAGAAGGGTCACTGACTTGGGTCACCGGACTCGTCACCGAATGGTACGGCTGGGCTGCTTACCACCCCGAAACTCAGATCGTAGATTTAGCGGAAAGGTAA
- a CDS encoding SDR family oxidoreductase has protein sequence METQLNGKVALVTGGSRGIGKSIALAFAEAGAKVMITSRKAEACQAAAEEITAATGADVAFVAGHVGKAEDIERVVGATMDAFGSVDILVNNAATNPYAGPVIDADIPRWEKTFEVNLTAPLAWTQACWQASMKENGGNVVNISSVGAFATSPILGTYDITKSALIHLTQQLAAEVSPGVRVNAVCPGLIKTDFARALWDEGRGDQVAQSYPLKRLGEVEDIAQAVLFLASDASSWITGQAVVVDGGGLVAFAHLG, from the coding sequence ATGGAAACACAACTCAACGGAAAAGTCGCACTGGTAACTGGCGGTTCACGCGGTATCGGTAAATCAATAGCTTTGGCTTTCGCCGAAGCAGGCGCCAAAGTCATGATCACCAGTCGCAAAGCGGAGGCTTGCCAAGCAGCAGCCGAAGAAATAACTGCCGCTACCGGTGCCGATGTGGCTTTTGTGGCTGGCCACGTGGGCAAAGCCGAAGATATTGAACGGGTGGTCGGTGCCACCATGGACGCCTTCGGGTCGGTAGACATTTTGGTCAACAATGCCGCCACCAACCCCTATGCCGGCCCAGTTATTGACGCCGACATCCCTCGTTGGGAAAAAACTTTCGAAGTCAACTTGACCGCCCCGCTGGCTTGGACTCAAGCCTGCTGGCAGGCCTCCATGAAGGAAAACGGCGGCAACGTGGTGAACATTTCATCGGTGGGTGCTTTTGCCACCAGCCCCATTTTGGGCACCTACGACATCACCAAATCTGCGCTCATTCATCTCACCCAGCAATTAGCCGCCGAAGTAAGCCCCGGGGTGCGTGTTAACGCGGTATGCCCTGGTCTTATTAAAACGGACTTCGCTCGAGCCTTGTGGGATGAAGGTCGAGGCGACCAGGTAGCGCAAAGTTACCCGCTTAAACGCCTCGGTGAAGTTGAAGACATCGCCCAAGCAGTTTTGTTTCTCGCTTCCGATGCCTCGAGTTGGATCACCGGTCAAGCCGTAGTGGTAGACGGCGGCGGCTTGGTGGCCTTCGCCCACTTGGGCTGA
- a CDS encoding DUF3516 domain-containing protein has protein sequence MGLLIDRLPPGTDPDDLLLGFIEWVSEQGLELYPAQEEAILEILAGNHVVLATPTGSGKSLVATAAHAAALARGQRSVYTAPIKALVSEKFFALTRDFGADNVGMVTGDAAVNPDAPIIACTAEILAHQALREGPQADVGLVIADEFHFYADPQRGWAWQVPLLQLPQSQFLLMSATLGPTKHFEDDLTQRTGRPTITVGGTVRPVPLTFEFRETPLHESIDELVTSDRAPIYLVHFTQAAAAEKAQDLCSLSVLSKEEKAAIRSEVAGFRFDTPIGKDLKRFLSHGIGLHHAGLLPRYRLLIEKLAQAGLLKLICGTDTLGVGVNVPIRTVLFTQLCKYDGISTRILRNREFAQIAGRAGRRGFDDEGHVWVQAPVHWVENRRAEAKAAVGGSKKKATKKRPPERGYAHWNEETFTKIVSGAPEPLTSSFEVNHQMVLNLLSRPGDGCAALRNLLVDNHEPRKNQRQHIRRAISIYRSLTAAGIITELDQLDELGRRVAIGVDLQDNFALHQPLSLFALEVLPDLENPEATDQEHALDVLSVIESVLENPGVILAAQTNRLKTELMNRLKMEGVEYEERIERLNEVRPPQPLAEFLWGTFDVFKAHHPWVGEANVKPKAVARELYETGFNFRQYIEHHGLKRSEGTVLRYLSEAYKAMVQNVPEAVKTEAVHDLEAWLGEVVRQVDSSLIDEWEKLRNPEPDDAVALAPAVDQRPDITASPRAFRVMVRNEVFRWVQLLARRQYTELAEVSKSADQTWDRQELSEAIAPYWEEHSLIPTDAHARGNEFFVFEANGQVGQTIADPAGFHEWVIDAQVDLAASKEAGEAVVYLLAVRRL, from the coding sequence GTGGGCCTACTCATTGACCGGCTACCGCCCGGCACCGACCCCGATGACCTGTTGCTGGGTTTCATTGAGTGGGTGAGCGAACAAGGCCTTGAGCTGTACCCGGCTCAAGAGGAAGCCATTTTAGAAATCTTGGCCGGCAACCATGTTGTTTTGGCTACCCCCACCGGGTCAGGGAAGTCGTTGGTGGCCACCGCAGCCCACGCCGCAGCGTTGGCCCGCGGGCAACGCAGTGTGTACACCGCCCCCATCAAAGCCTTGGTGTCAGAAAAGTTTTTTGCCCTAACTCGAGATTTTGGGGCCGACAATGTGGGCATGGTTACCGGCGATGCGGCGGTCAACCCTGATGCCCCCATCATTGCCTGCACCGCAGAAATCTTGGCCCATCAAGCCTTGCGTGAAGGCCCCCAAGCCGACGTGGGTTTAGTCATTGCCGACGAGTTTCATTTTTACGCCGACCCGCAACGAGGCTGGGCCTGGCAAGTGCCGTTGCTGCAACTACCCCAAAGCCAGTTTTTGTTGATGTCGGCCACTTTGGGCCCCACCAAACACTTCGAAGATGACCTGACCCAGCGCACTGGTCGCCCCACTATCACGGTGGGCGGCACGGTTCGCCCGGTGCCTTTAACCTTCGAGTTTCGTGAAACCCCTCTGCATGAATCCATCGATGAGTTAGTCACCAGCGACCGGGCACCTATTTACCTTGTGCATTTCACTCAAGCCGCCGCCGCCGAAAAAGCTCAGGACCTCTGCAGCCTGAGCGTGCTCAGCAAAGAAGAAAAAGCGGCTATCCGCAGCGAAGTAGCAGGCTTTCGTTTTGACACCCCGATCGGCAAGGACCTCAAAAGGTTTTTGAGCCACGGCATCGGGCTCCACCACGCCGGCCTGCTCCCCCGCTACCGGTTACTTATAGAAAAACTCGCCCAAGCGGGTTTGCTAAAACTCATTTGCGGCACCGACACCTTGGGCGTAGGGGTCAATGTGCCTATCCGTACGGTGTTGTTTACCCAATTATGCAAATATGACGGCATCTCCACCAGGATCTTGCGCAACCGAGAATTCGCCCAAATTGCTGGCCGAGCCGGGCGGCGCGGTTTTGATGACGAGGGCCACGTGTGGGTGCAAGCCCCGGTGCATTGGGTAGAAAACCGGCGGGCCGAAGCAAAAGCCGCCGTGGGCGGCAGCAAGAAAAAGGCCACAAAAAAGCGTCCGCCCGAGCGGGGCTATGCCCATTGGAACGAAGAGACCTTTACCAAAATAGTCAGCGGCGCCCCGGAGCCTTTGACCTCCAGTTTTGAGGTCAATCATCAGATGGTTTTGAACCTTCTGTCCCGCCCGGGCGATGGCTGTGCGGCGTTGCGCAACCTGTTGGTAGACAACCACGAACCACGCAAAAACCAGCGGCAACACATTCGGCGGGCTATCAGCATTTATCGTTCGTTGACCGCCGCCGGCATTATCACCGAGTTGGACCAACTCGACGAGTTAGGCCGCCGGGTGGCCATTGGCGTGGATTTACAAGACAACTTCGCATTACACCAACCGCTTTCACTTTTTGCCCTCGAGGTATTGCCCGATTTAGAAAACCCGGAAGCCACCGACCAAGAACACGCGTTAGATGTGCTGTCGGTCATTGAATCGGTGTTAGAAAACCCGGGGGTTATTTTGGCCGCCCAAACCAATCGTTTAAAAACCGAGTTGATGAACCGCCTCAAAATGGAAGGGGTGGAATACGAAGAACGCATTGAGCGACTCAACGAGGTGCGCCCGCCGCAGCCCTTGGCCGAGTTTTTGTGGGGAACTTTCGATGTGTTCAAAGCCCACCACCCGTGGGTGGGCGAAGCCAACGTGAAACCCAAAGCGGTAGCCCGTGAGCTCTACGAAACCGGCTTTAACTTTCGCCAATACATAGAGCATCACGGGTTGAAACGCTCCGAGGGAACGGTGCTGCGTTACCTCTCAGAGGCCTACAAAGCCATGGTGCAAAACGTGCCCGAAGCGGTCAAAACCGAAGCCGTTCATGACCTTGAAGCTTGGCTGGGTGAGGTAGTGCGTCAGGTGGATTCCAGCCTGATCGATGAGTGGGAAAAGCTTCGTAACCCTGAACCGGATGACGCGGTAGCCCTTGCGCCAGCGGTGGATCAGCGCCCCGACATCACTGCTTCGCCTCGGGCTTTTCGGGTCATGGTGCGCAACGAGGTTTTCCGTTGGGTGCAACTGCTGGCCCGCCGCCAATACACCGAGTTAGCCGAAGTATCTAAATCTGCCGACCAAACATGGGATCGGCAAGAACTTTCAGAGGCTATTGCCCCGTATTGGGAAGAACATTCGCTGATACCTACCGATGCTCATGCTCGGGGCAACGAGTTTTTTGTTTTTGAAGCCAACGGTCAAGTTGGTCAAACCATTGCTGACCCGGCCGGTTTTCACGAATGGGTTATTGATGCCCAAGTTGACCTCGCCGCCTCTAAAGAAGCGGGTGAAGCAGTGGTCTATTTGTTGGCGGTGCGGCGCCTTTAA
- a CDS encoding DNA-3-methyladenine glycosylase I, whose translation MSSQVDPADKIPRCPWPGQHADYLAYHDHEWGRPTIDDTQLFEKVCLEGFQAGLSWLTILRKRPAFRTGFAGFDPKKVTAFGPADVERLVNDAGIVRHRGKITSTINNAARALDLQQEFGSLAAYFWQWEPESNLKKEMGDIPAVTEESTALSKDLKRRGWSFVGPTTMYALMQAMGLVNDHLAGCTFHAEVEAERSALTRPS comes from the coding sequence ATGAGCAGCCAAGTTGACCCCGCCGATAAAATCCCTCGCTGCCCGTGGCCTGGTCAACACGCCGACTATCTCGCTTACCACGACCATGAGTGGGGTCGACCCACCATCGACGACACCCAGTTGTTTGAAAAAGTTTGTTTGGAAGGGTTCCAAGCCGGCCTGTCGTGGCTAACCATTTTGAGGAAGCGCCCTGCTTTTCGGACTGGGTTTGCCGGGTTTGATCCTAAAAAAGTAACGGCCTTCGGGCCAGCCGACGTTGAACGCTTGGTCAACGATGCCGGCATTGTGCGCCACCGCGGCAAAATCACCTCCACCATCAACAACGCAGCCCGGGCTTTAGATCTGCAACAGGAGTTCGGTTCGCTGGCCGCCTATTTTTGGCAATGGGAACCCGAGTCAAATCTTAAAAAAGAAATGGGCGACATCCCTGCTGTCACCGAAGAATCCACTGCCTTAAGCAAAGATCTCAAACGCCGCGGTTGGTCTTTTGTGGGGCCCACCACCATGTACGCCTTGATGCAAGCCATGGGTTTGGTCAACGACCACCTCGCAGGCTGTACCTTCCATGCAGAGGTCGAAGCAGAACGCTCGGCCCTAACCCGACCTTCTTAG
- a CDS encoding long-chain-fatty-acid--CoA ligase → MDIKNIHSVADIILLGAAEKPDEEMIIYGDERITWQQMKDRSSQVANALRADGVGPGDRVAYVDKNGPEYFELAFACGFMNAVTVAVNWRLTPIEMTYIINDAQANVLVIHEELAEHLAAMEGDLPDVHRVVVIGSHDTHVSYEEWRDQQSTDSEVAPTTPEDVSMQLYTSGTTGMPKGAQLTNANFHTAFNCVDWGMDGGTRTMVIMPLFHIGGSGWAFFGMGNGATSILLREFDPVGALKVIEQEKVNYAFFVPAMLQFFSMVPSDGIDLSSMMTIAYGASPITEDALVNAMKLFNCDFSQVYGLTETTGVVTQLLPEDHDPGGPRQNLLRSAGRPVTGTEIRIVDSETGETLPDGEVGEVWIRSGQIMKGYWQMDEETAKALPGEGWFLSGDAAYMEDGFLFIHDRVKDMIISGGENVYPAEIENALMAHPGIADVAVVGVPDDKWGEVGKAMVVAAPDTEVTEEEIIAFAKERLAGFKCPQSVNFVEVLPRNPAGKILKRELRAPFWEGLDRQV, encoded by the coding sequence ATGGACATTAAAAATATTCACAGCGTGGCCGACATCATCCTTCTGGGAGCGGCCGAAAAACCCGACGAAGAAATGATCATCTACGGTGATGAACGCATCACCTGGCAACAGATGAAAGACCGATCCTCGCAGGTAGCTAACGCCTTGCGTGCCGACGGAGTTGGCCCCGGTGACCGCGTGGCCTACGTAGACAAAAATGGGCCAGAATATTTCGAACTAGCGTTTGCTTGCGGTTTCATGAATGCGGTAACGGTGGCCGTTAACTGGCGACTCACCCCCATCGAGATGACTTACATCATCAACGATGCCCAAGCCAATGTGCTGGTCATTCACGAAGAACTTGCCGAACACCTCGCGGCTATGGAAGGCGACCTCCCCGATGTTCATCGCGTGGTGGTCATCGGAAGTCACGACACCCATGTCTCTTATGAAGAGTGGCGTGATCAGCAGTCAACAGATAGCGAAGTGGCGCCCACCACCCCCGAAGACGTCTCCATGCAGCTCTACACTTCGGGCACCACCGGTATGCCCAAAGGGGCGCAACTCACCAACGCCAACTTCCATACTGCTTTCAATTGTGTGGATTGGGGGATGGACGGCGGCACCCGCACCATGGTCATCATGCCGCTTTTCCACATCGGCGGAAGTGGCTGGGCCTTCTTCGGTATGGGCAACGGGGCCACCTCAATCCTGTTGCGAGAATTCGACCCAGTGGGCGCTCTCAAAGTCATTGAGCAAGAAAAAGTAAATTACGCCTTCTTTGTGCCCGCCATGTTGCAGTTCTTTTCTATGGTGCCCAGCGACGGCATTGACTTGTCTTCTATGATGACCATCGCTTATGGCGCTTCGCCCATCACTGAAGATGCGCTGGTTAACGCTATGAAACTCTTTAACTGTGATTTCTCGCAGGTATACGGCCTCACCGAAACTACCGGGGTAGTCACTCAACTTCTTCCCGAAGACCATGACCCCGGTGGCCCCCGACAGAATCTTTTGCGCTCGGCGGGTCGACCAGTTACCGGCACAGAGATTCGCATCGTTGATTCTGAAACCGGCGAAACCCTGCCCGACGGTGAGGTGGGAGAAGTTTGGATTCGCTCAGGCCAAATCATGAAGGGCTACTGGCAGATGGACGAAGAAACAGCCAAAGCCCTCCCCGGAGAAGGCTGGTTCCTCTCGGGTGATGCGGCCTACATGGAAGACGGATTTTTGTTTATCCACGACCGGGTCAAAGACATGATCATCTCGGGTGGCGAAAACGTTTACCCGGCAGAAATCGAAAACGCTTTGATGGCCCACCCCGGTATTGCCGACGTAGCGGTGGTTGGGGTGCCCGACGACAAGTGGGGCGAAGTTGGTAAAGCCATGGTGGTGGCAGCGCCCGACACCGAGGTAACCGAAGAAGAAATCATCGCCTTCGCCAAAGAACGCCTCGCAGGGTTCAAATGCCCACAGAGCGTCAACTTCGTAGAGGTCTTGCCCCGTAACCCCGCCGGGAAAATCCTCAAACGAGAGTTACGGGCCCCCTTCTGGGAAGGCCTCGACCGGCAGGTTTAA